A genomic window from Solanum dulcamara chromosome 11, daSolDulc1.2, whole genome shotgun sequence includes:
- the LOC129874188 gene encoding protein SMALL AUXIN UP-REGULATED RNA 9-like, which produces MGLKKTSSSSKHQTAALKQMIKRCSSFGKNENGFPHDVPKGHFVVYVGENRSRYIIPISWLTHPEFQNLLQRAEEEFGFSHDMGITIPCHEHDFCSLISMFR; this is translated from the coding sequence atgGGCCTAAAGAAAACATCAAGCAGCAGCAAACATCAAACAGCAGCTTTGAAACAAATGATCAAAAGGTGTTCTAGCTTTGGAAAAAATGAGAATGGGTTCCCTcatgatgtcccaaaaggacatTTTGTTGTGTATGTTGGAGAAAATAGAAGCAGATATATAATTCCTATTTCTTGGTTAACACATCCTGAGTTTCAAAATTTGCTTCAAAGAGCTGAAGAAGAGTTTGGATTCAGTCATGATATGGGCATTACTATTCCTTGTCATGAACATGATTTCTGCTCACTTATTTCAATGTTCAGATGA